CGTGTGTACCATGGCCCGGACTTGCGCGTCCTGTTTGCCGACTGGTTCCTCGATGCCCACTGCTATTCCTTCAACCTGAACGACAAGGACGAGGCGGCCGGGATCATCCGGGTCAAGTACGAGCCGAAGGGAAAGTCCAAGCTGGTCGACGTCTCCGGCGAGCTGGTGCTCGACGCCACCAACATGGCCCTCCGAGAATTCACCTTCGTCCATCGCAACCTTCCGAGCCACATCAAGGAAGGCAAGGCCGGTGGGATGATCGCGTTTGCCCGGCTGGAAAGCGGCGCGTGGCTGCCGGTCCGCTGGGAGATCTTCGCCCCGATCGAGTCGAATTTCGTGACCTTCCAGGGTGGCCGAAGCATTACCATCGGTGGCAATCGCGCGCCGCCTCCGCGCCCGATCGGCCGTCCGATCGTCAATGGCAGCGTGCGACTCACCGGTGCCCTCCTCGACGCACGAGGCAATTGAGTGCTGCTCCCCCTGGCCCTTGGTGTCCTGCTGCAGGCCGCGCCGTTCGCGCCAATGGAGTACCCCGGCGCCGACCCCGCACTCGGCGAGCGGATCCGCACCCTCTGCCCGCTGCCGACCACGCTCAATCGCGCGGCGCTGGTCGCCAACGAGGAACGCCTCGCGGCACGGGTGCGCGACGCCCGGCGGTCGGTGACCGGTGTGCAGTGGCGCGAGCTCGCCTGCGGCCGCGCCCTGCTGCAGATCATCGACGCCCCATCGGCACGGGGCAGTCACCTGATGAGTCCCGGCACGTCGTGGGGCGCCGGGGCGATTGACGGCGCCCTGCGCGCGCTGGCCCTCGCGCCGGCTGACCGTCCCGCAGGCGAACTCCTGGCGTTGCTGACGACAGCGGACGCCGAGCCGGAGGACTTGCCCCGGTTGGCCGCGCTGATGCGGGCGGCGGTGGACTCGGGGGTGCGTGCGCCCGTGGTGCTGCGCGCCTGCAGCGACTTCGCCGTCCGGAGCGGTGATGCGGCCAGTACGCATGCCTGTGCCGACACCGCGCTCGCCGCGGGGCTCGACTCGACCTGGCACCTGCTGCGCCTGACGCGGCAGGCCTTCCGGGAGGGTGACTCGCTCGGCGGGGTGGCGCACTTCATCGACGGCGCGGGCGCGGCCCACGACACCCTGGCACAGCTCGACGTCGACTGGCACCTGCAGTGGTTCGTCTCGCCGGCGGAGCGCGCAGCGTGGAGCGAGGTGGACGACTCCAGCCGAGGCACCTGGGTCCGCGATCGGTTGATCGAGCGCGACGTGCGCGATGGCCGGCCGCCGGGCAGTCGATTGGCGGAACACTTTGCACGACTCGAACATGTCGAGAAGAATTTTCGGCTATCGATTCCCTCCGAGTCGCGTTCAGCCTCACGGTCCAAGGCCGGGGTCTTCCAGGGCGTCACCGAGACGGGCGAGAGCACCAATGGGACGACCTGGAACGAATACCGCCGGTGGCAGGTGGACTTCGACGATCGCGGCGTGATCTACATGCGCTTCGGGGCGCCGGACAAGATCGCGGTGAACACGCCGGCGGCCGGTGCCAGGGCCTACATGACCTGGCGCTATGACATTGATGGCACGCCGATGTTTGTCACGTTTGGCGAAGTCGATTATGACGGGAGCGCCGGGACGACGACACTCATGACCGGGATCGTCGGCACGTGGCAGTGCGGCCTCGACCAGTGGCGCTGCAGCATGGCCGAACGTGGAGCGATTCCCCAAGAGCAGGTGCAGCGGCTGCGCGAGGCGGATCGCGAATACATCGGCATTGCCACCACGAAGGACGACAACTCGCCGCCGAGTCAGCGGCCGATCCATGCGGTGGCGCAGCTGGCACAGCTCTGGGATCCGGTGAGCGAGGAACCACTGGCGGTGATCGCTTACGGCCTGCGCCTGGGCGACCTCAACGTGGTGAAGGACAGCGCAGGAAGGGAATCTGCTCGCGTCCTCCTCGCCCTGGCGAGGTGGCATCCGCTCACGGCGGAGTGGAAGGAGGACTCGCTCACGCGCGAGTTCCTCGTGCCGAAGGCGCGGAGCAGCGAGACGCACCTCACCGGTTTCGCGACGCTGGCCGGCGTCGGTGGCGTCGGAAGCTGGGGGCTGACGGCCGCCCAGCCGGATCGTCGCTGGGGGCGCGCGTACGGGACCGCCGTTCCGAATCGGGGGGATGCGGTCGCGCTCTCGTCGCTCATCGTCGCGCCGGAGTCGCGCGGACTCTCTTGGGTGCTCCGGTCGGAACGGATCTATCTCTCGCCCGGCGGCACGATCAAGCGGGGAGAACCGCTGCACCTCTTCTATCAAGTCCGTGCGCAGGGCGCAATCGCCGCGGCCGGCACCACGATCGAGGTGCGCAGCGTTGCCGAGGGGGCGGAACAGCCGGCGGCGATTCAGGTCTCGTTCACCGGCGAGCTGCCCGATGGCGTGACCGGCGTCAATCGCATCCTCGACCTCTCGCAACTGAAGCCTGGCCGGTATTCGATGGAAGTGCGAGTCGGCGACAAGACCGGCGCGTTGCTCGCCCGTCGGACGGTGATCCTCGACCTGGAGTAGCGCCCATGCCCCGCGCCACGTCGTTCCGCCTCGTCACTGCACTCACCGCGGCCCTGGTCACTGGCGCGTCGGCGCAGCGCCTCGACGCGCCACGCCTCCTCGGCTGGGACTCCATGCTGATCGCCTCCTCGGCTGTCGCCTCGCTGCCTGCGGTGGGCACGGCATTGGCGGCGGGTGGGGCGACCGCTGACGTCGCCGAGACGCTGTGGCGAGTGCGGCGCGGCGAGTTGTCGGGCGATCGACGGGAACTCTCGCTGGCGTTGCGACGCACCACGCTCACCGAGAAGCAGCAGCGCGACGCACCATGGGGCTATTACCTCTCGGCCCGTGCGCTGCTCGCCCTCTGGCGCGCCGGCGCGCCCCCCGCAGTCAATGAGGGGCAGTTCGAGGGCGAGGCCTACCCCGATGCCATCTGGCGCCATCTGCACGACGCCCTCGAGCGGGCGCCCGATTTTGCTCCCGCGCGGCGCATGGCGCTCGACCTCCTGCTCGCCGGTGGCGATCGGAGCCTCGGGCGCGATCAACGCAAGGCGCTCGCGGTGCTCACGCAGGCCGCCCCGCGCGATCCCGACGTCCTCCTGATCTGGGGCCGGGAGCTGCGCCGGAAGGGGCAGCTCGACAGCGCCCTGGTGCGGTTCAGCGAGGCCGAACGCTTCGGCGGTGATGTCGGACGAGCCCAACTCGAGCGCGCGCGCACGCTCATGGCCCTCGGCCGGCCCTCCGAGGCGGGGGCCGCCTACTGGGCCGGCGTTCAGCGCGTCACGCCGGCCACCCGCGAGGCCTACCGCTTTGACCTGGCGTGGATCCTCGTCGGCGACACCCTCGCGACCTTCGATGCCGTCCCCGAGGGCGCCGTGGCCCCGTGGCTTCGGCGCTTCTGGGCCGAACGCGATGCCGCCGCCGCGAATCTCCCCGGCGAGCGCCTCGAGGAACATCTCCGCCGCTGGGTCAAGGCGTTCCGCGATTATCGCGTCTTCATCCCCGAGCGTCGCACGCAGTTTCGCCGCGTCGAGTACCTCTTCGAGGGCCTCGATCAGTGCATCGGCAGTGACGCCGCGCTGTACGAAACGTTGGCGCGTATGCAACCGACGCTCTCCGGCGACGTGCGCGCGCTCGAGCCGCTGCTCGATCATCGCGGCCTGATCTACCTGCGCCACGGCGAACCGATGCGGCGCATTGTCGGCGGCCTTGGGGGAACCGGCGACTCGATCATGCCGCTCGACAGCACCAACTCGTTCTCCTCCTCGAGCCTCTTCCGCGAACGGCGGCTCAGTACGCGCGCCGAGCTGGAGGACGAGACACGGCTCAAGATGCGACAGAACGAATCGTGGCTCTACTGGTTCGAGGGGGGCTGGCGGCTGCTGCACTTTCGCGGCAGTGACGCGCTCGGCTCGATGGCGCCGACGACGTTGTCGGGGTACTTGCCGGTCAACGGCTACTTCGGGGAATGGCAGCGGCGTGGCACGTTGTTGCCCGAGTACGCCGCCGCCGCGGCGCGCATGGCGATCGAGCGCACGATCGTGGAGAAGAGCTGCATCCAGGCCGTCACGCTGGCCATCAAGAAGAGTCGGGACGATGCCCACACCGGCACGAGCAGCGATTCCGACACGCCGCTGATCCGTGAGCCGTGGAACGCCGTCCTGCAGAGCTTTGCGGTCGGCACCACCCGCGACGGCACGGCGCGCGCGCTGGTCACCTTCGCGATTCCACGCGCGCCGCTCGTGGTCGAAACCGCTGCGGATGGCCGGCAGGTCACGCCGGTGCAGTTCCGGGTCGTGGCGTACGAAGCACAGAGTGGTGCGACGGTCGTGCTGGACACGCTGCGCCAGTTCGTCGCGCCCAGCGGCGCGGCGGCGAAGGAGAACATCAGCGGGTGGCTCGAACTCCCGCTGACCGCCGGGACGTGGCAGGTGGCCGTGCGGCTCTCGCAGCACGGCGACACCGTCGGGGCCTTCGGCCTGCAGCGCGGCCTGGTCGTGCCGGAGGCGACGCTCGCGATCAGCGACATCCTCACCGGCGTCGCGAACTCGCCGACCCGCTGGCCCGGCGACGGCGTCGGCTTCCCCCTGAACACCCTGGGCGTCTGGCCGAAGGGTGGCACCGTCGAGCTGTACTACCAGGTGCACGGGTTGCCGGACGGGACCCCATATCGGACGACGCTGGAGGTTCGCCCGATGTCCGGTCGGACGGATCGGATGGTCCGACTGGTGAGCACCGAGCGCGCCACCGGACCGCTGACGCCGATCCGCCGCAGCCTGGCGCTGGACAAGCTCCCGGCCGGCCGCCACTGGCTCACGGTGACGGTCGAGGAAGGCGGTCGGACGGTCAGCGTGCGCCGGGCGATCGTGGTGATCGAGCCGTGACGGCCGCCCGCCGTTGACCCGCCCCCGTCGGGTGGACAAGTTGCCGGGATGAATCGGCTCGTCCCCACTGTCCTCTTCGACCTGATGGCCTCGGTCGAGAGCATGCTGTCGCTCTTCGGCATCAAGCTGGAGGAGTTCCGCGCCGCTGGCGTGAAAGTACTGCTCCTCTGGGTGGCGGCCTTCGTCGCGTGGCGCGTCGTGCTCGTCGTCGCCGACCGCATCGTCCTCGCGGCCGACGATGGCGACGACACCCGCCTGTCGTCACACGAGAAGCGCGCGCAGACGATCGCCGAACTGTTGCGAGGCGTGGGCAAGATCGTGATCGTCCTCTTCACGATCGTGCTGACGCTGAACCAGTTTGTCGACATCACGCCGCTGTTGGGCGGCGCCGGCATCCTCGCCCTCGCCGTCTCCTTCGGGTCGCAGTCGTTGGTGAAGGACGTGATCAGCGGCTTCTTCATCCTCGTCGAGAATCAGTTCGCCGTCGGCGACGTGATCGAAATCGCCGGGAAGACCGGCAGCGTCGAGAAGATGACCTTGCGCGTCGTGATGCTGCGCGACCTCGAGGGCGTCCTGCACATCGTGCCGAATGGCCAGATCCTGACGGTCAGCAACAAGACCCGCGGTTGGTCGCGCGCCGTGGTCGACATCGGTGTCGCCTATGACGCGGATGTCGATGCGGTGCTCGCGATCCTTCGTGATGAGGCGAAGCAGTTCGGCGAGGCCGATGCCTGGGTGCCGAAGCTCGACGGGATGCCCGAGGTGGTGGGCGTGCAGTCGCTGGGCGACAACGCCGTGACGATTCGCGTCCTGCTGCGCACCCAGCCCGGCAACCAGTGGGAGGCGGGGCGGGAATTCCGCCGCCTCGCGAAGATCCGGCTCGACCGCGAGGGGGTGGAGATCCCGTTCCCGCAGCGGACCGTCCATGTTCGCCATCATGGCGCGGCGCCGGATGATCCGGCGACCCGCGCCGCGATCACCGATGCCGCCGCGGGGGGCGCGTGACACTCCGGCTCTACAACACGATGACGCGGTCCGTCGAGGACTTCGTTCCCCTCAAGGCCCCCCACGTCTCGCTCTACACCTGCGGGCCGACGGTCTACAACTACGCGCACATCGGCAACTTCCGCACCTTCCTCTTCGAAGATGTGCTGCGCCGGTGGCTCGAGGCCAGCGGCTACGATGTCTTCCACGTGATGAACCTCACCGACGTCGACGACAAGACGATCCGCGGCGCGGCCGCGGCGGGCGCGTCGCTGGCCGACCATGTGGTCCGCTTCATCGACGCCTTCCGCGAGGACAGCGGCTACCTGCGCCTCCTGCCGGCGCACGTCTATCCGCGCGCCACCGAATACGTCGCGCCGATGATCGCGTTGGTGGAGTCGCTGCTTGCCAAGGGCGTCGCCTACAAGGGTGACGACGGCTCGGTGTATTTCGCGATCGGCCGCTATCCCGCCTACGGCAAGCTCTCGCGGCTCGACACGCGCGAACTGCAGGCCGGCGCCGGTGGTCGCACGCTCGCCGACGAATACGCCAAGGAGGACGCGCGCGACTTCGTCCTCTGGAAGGCGGCGCGCGACGAAGATGAAGCGGTCGGCGCCGCGTGGGATGCGCCGTTCGGACGCGGTCGTCCGGGCTGGCACCTCGAGTGCTCCGCCATGGCGCTCGACCTGATCGGGAAGCAGCTCGGCACCGATGTGCTCGACATCCACGCAGGCGGCATCGACCTCGTCTTCCCGCACCACGAGGATGAGATCGCGCAGAGCTGCGCCCACACGGGGAAGGCGGACTTTGCGCGTGTCTGGATGCATGGCGAGTTCCTGACGATGGCCGGCACCAAGATGTCGAAGCGCTTCGGCAACATCCTCACGGCCCGCGACCTGCGCGAGGAGAAGGTCGACGCCGGGACCGTGCGCCTGCTGCTGGCCACGACCCAGTACCGCGCGCCGCTCGACTTCACCGACCAGGCGCTGGATTCGGCGCGCGAGGGGTCGCGACGCCTCGGCGCACTCGCTGCGCGCATCGCCCAGATTTCGGAGACGGACGGCAGCCCGGCATTCGAGGCGGTCGGCACCACCCTCGCCGCCGACTTCGCGACGGCCATGAACGACGATCTCAACACCCCGCGGGCGCTGGCTGCGCTGTTCGAGGCTGCTCGGGAAGGGAATCGCCTCCTCGACGCCGGCGAGCAGCCCGGGCCGGCCTTCCGTGCGGCGTGGGCCAAGGCGACGGACGTGCTGCAGGTGCTTCCGACGCCGGCGGCGGGCTTCCAGCTCCCGGCGACGGGAGCGACCAGTGCGGAGGACCTCGACGAGGCGGCGCCGGCGGAACCGGCCGCTCAACAGGCATGGGCTTTGGGCTGGGCAGGGCGTCGACTGGTGGCCAAGCAAACCCGAAACTTTGCCGAAGCCGATCGGATTCGCGGGCTCCTGGCGGAGGCGGGGTGGGATGTCCGCGACAACCGGGACGGGACCGCCGAGGTACAGCGCCGATAAGGCCCCGTTGACGTTGCTTTCCGAGGCAGGTAAGTTGAGGGTCTGTCGGTCGAACGGCCTTTTTTTGTAGGCTGACGTAGCTCAGTTGGTAGAGCACCCGATTTGTAATCGGGCGGTCGTGGGTTCGATCCCCTCCGTCAGCTCCAGCGGCGAGGGTAGGGCAGGAGACGGTGGGGTGGCCGAGTGGCTAATGGCAGCAGACTGTAAATCTGCCGGGCTACGCCCTACGTAGGTTCGAATCCTACCCCCACCATGTGGTACCGAAGTTGGCGTACGGACACGGCCCGATGCGGGTGTAGCTCAGTTGGTAGAGCATCAGCCTTCCAAGCTGAGGGTCGCGGGTTCGAGTCCCGTCGCCCGCTTGCTCACGTAGCTCAGTCGGTAGAGCACATCCTTGGTAAGGATGAGGTCACCGGTTCGATCCCGGTCGTGAGCTCTGAGGGACCGTCGAGCCCGCGAGGGCTCGGTCGGACAACACGGCAGGACGGGGCGTGCCAAGTGGACGCCCAAGGCACGCCGGGCAGGCGGGGCGAGGTTCCCGCGCCCGGCGCGTCGTGTCAGGGAAAACGGTCATAGGTCGTAGGTCATAGGTCGTAGGCAACTCCGACCGGACACGACCTACGACCTACGACATACGACTTACGA
The Gemmatimonadota bacterium DNA segment above includes these coding regions:
- a CDS encoding mechanosensitive ion channel family protein, whose amino-acid sequence is MNRLVPTVLFDLMASVESMLSLFGIKLEEFRAAGVKVLLLWVAAFVAWRVVLVVADRIVLAADDGDDTRLSSHEKRAQTIAELLRGVGKIVIVLFTIVLTLNQFVDITPLLGGAGILALAVSFGSQSLVKDVISGFFILVENQFAVGDVIEIAGKTGSVEKMTLRVVMLRDLEGVLHIVPNGQILTVSNKTRGWSRAVVDIGVAYDADVDAVLAILRDEAKQFGEADAWVPKLDGMPEVVGVQSLGDNAVTIRVLLRTQPGNQWEAGREFRRLAKIRLDREGVEIPFPQRTVHVRHHGAAPDDPATRAAITDAAAGGA
- a CDS encoding cysteine--tRNA ligase, with the protein product MTLRLYNTMTRSVEDFVPLKAPHVSLYTCGPTVYNYAHIGNFRTFLFEDVLRRWLEASGYDVFHVMNLTDVDDKTIRGAAAAGASLADHVVRFIDAFREDSGYLRLLPAHVYPRATEYVAPMIALVESLLAKGVAYKGDDGSVYFAIGRYPAYGKLSRLDTRELQAGAGGRTLADEYAKEDARDFVLWKAARDEDEAVGAAWDAPFGRGRPGWHLECSAMALDLIGKQLGTDVLDIHAGGIDLVFPHHEDEIAQSCAHTGKADFARVWMHGEFLTMAGTKMSKRFGNILTARDLREEKVDAGTVRLLLATTQYRAPLDFTDQALDSAREGSRRLGALAARIAQISETDGSPAFEAVGTTLAADFATAMNDDLNTPRALAALFEAAREGNRLLDAGEQPGPAFRAAWAKATDVLQVLPTPAAGFQLPATGATSAEDLDEAAPAEPAAQQAWALGWAGRRLVAKQTRNFAEADRIRGLLAEAGWDVRDNRDGTAEVQRR